Below is a genomic region from Carassius carassius chromosome 50, fCarCar2.1, whole genome shotgun sequence.
TAATAATTAAGGTAATCTAATTACAAGAGGATTGTGTGTTTCCATGGTAACACTATCAACTGCAAAATGAAGATGCAGTGGTCAGCAGGTACAGCGTCTACTGCCACATGAAACTCTGTGCTATCGTCTTATGAGCTACTGATAATGAAAACTGCTCAGAATTAAATACTGAGGTTGTTTCAAAAATGAGTGTGCTCTATAGCctcaatgcatatatatatataattttttttgggagatgaagtgaaaactctgagtatgttaaccctgaaatgaggggaaACTCTGGATTTTccatttcagaatgggaggtttgtcaaaccagaGAAAGCAGGGTAACTCATGCCTGTTTCTGAAAAAGAGGTAACTTACTCAGAATCCGTTTCTGTGGTAACTTACtgtatgaacctaacctggttccAGAGTTTCTTGCGGTCTCCTCCCAAAAGCGTAAGCGATGTTTAAATACCTCATTCACTCTGCTAAAATGCTTTTCTTAcagagtacaaatatctaaaaaattcTGACGTTGAGATGCAGTTTCTATAGatacaatttttacaattatataagGTATTTAGTTTCCTCGGGGGAAaacaagtgcatttaagtgcattttacgtAACACGTAAAATTGTCTGCCGTAAGGTAAGGAAAATTATCTTAATTCAAACAGAAACAAGCATGTTTTGAATTTCTTATCCTACTGGCAGATAAttagcaaaataagaaaaatgcatcttgatttaagaatattaagatattttgactGGAAACAGGACAAAAATTcttagaaaagcatttttttttgcagtgaacgTTCTTTGAACATATTTTCATCATGCAGACATGGTCAAAGTGACAAAAATGGTATCTCCTTTAATACGGGATCCCATAGACGATGAGTTTCccatagagttttttttttttttttctttgccgtGGGATGGGCTACCATCAAAATGAATATCAATTGAATTACTTAACCTTTTTATCTCTGAATAGTCTTGTTggaaactgaaatattattcagTTATTATTCATAGTACAAAAATCATATATGTTGCACAAACAAGCACATCaatcaaattaatacaaataaacacattatctGGATAGACATGAGTATacacaaataattaaaagacaagtATGAACTGTAAGAAACTGGGACTTAGCTAGTTGAATATAGCATGATAATACTCGCCCTCAAAgggcctgtttacacctggtcacttcATGCTTTTTCTCTGATAGGATAGCAATCGAATCCTGAAAAGACTATGTGTAAATACCCTCCGAAACACTTTCTACAtggatttaaatccgattgatCAAACCACTTCAGAAGGTGGTCTGGGGCGCATTCCACACAAAACTGGAAAAGCTAGTGTAAATACATCCGGCTGTTAAAAGCATAAATGTCAGTTTTACTCCTCCTAAAAATGTTAAAGGGttaatatgatgcaatttcaacttttgctttctcttttgagtgttacaaAGAGATACCCAAAGAGATATACTTTATAAAAGTTAGGACTTGTCCgcgccctcctaaaatggctcatgaACCCCCACacatgtcacgatgtgggaagatttgcatgatgccgcccaaatgttcacgcaaacaaAGAAGGTGTAACCTTTGATTCTCACTGTTGCCACCGGTGCCTTTAaaagacaatgcatccattataatgatacacatctgatttctctcaactgtttatttttcacacttaactaacagttttttcgaacacactttccaagatgggtattttgacatattttgtgtgtatttgtcagTACAAAAGCAAGAGTTGTTTCTTTATAAACAGAGAAGAAGATTTAGAGAAGCACATTGTTTTGTTATGACTATacccaaataaaagtagaccctttgcagtttCATAGATCATCTTATTtttatctgtacaatcaaaaatgtcatatttttagTTCTTTTCACGGTCATCAAGAAAATAGGAGACAGACCACACCAGAGCTGGCTTCGACCCCAGTgggttattacagtttaaaattagtCAGAGCTAAGCATCTTTATATTTACAAGTAAATCTCCATATTATGCATCAGCTactttttttcccttattttttgTACACTTATTTTTATGAACCAACATCTTCTTGCAAAACATGTATATAGTGCAAAGACACGTTTTGCCTTATAAAAACTTTAGTATGACTGAGTTTTAAAGCAtgaaaagtacaaaacaaaaccaatagACAGAACAACCTTGGATGGgatcaaaagataaaaaaaaaaaaaattaaaattcttttttaaaaatggccaataaaaaaaaaaaattgcctagaAATTTCCTCCACATATCTCACTCAGCTCTTTCATTAAGGGTTTCCATTGATCAGCAAATAGACTCGTTccgagtcttaaagggatagttcacccaaaaatgaaaattctgtcatcatttacttaccctcatgtcgttccatacCTGTAGGAGTTGCTTCTTATGTTGAActtaaaagatattttgaagattgctggtaatcaaacagttggtggttatTAGGGTGTTGTCATTATTATGGGTATTAGCTTATGTCAGCATTAATATCGCTGTTAGTAATGGAGGGTGAAAATTTTCCCTGTTCGTGTACAAAGCTGAATTGTGCCGTCATTAGGGCTTATGTGGTAACGTCCACCGCTGGACCGTGGCGAGGATGTCCCGTGTGAAGAGGGGCTCACCCGAGGCGGGCGGTGGGGTCACAGCGCGTTGCGCCTGCAGCTGTGTCTCATTTTGGGACTGTTTTGTGCAGTTGGGGCAGTGCTCGTGTCGTGGTATCGGTGATTCGGCGATTCCACGCAGAACATTTTGAATACAAAAAGCaaacctgtgaaatccaagtGGAAAGGCTCGAcagcagtatttattttattgttttataatggttttgttttctttaggaatcctgtaagcactttttaattgtttttaagatgtaattttttgttcagatcaaaatgttatgacattgtatgtcacaattgtaaactgaaactgaacttttaaagcagattctaataatatatatggtctttttttataaaatacattttatatgtattatacatttaactaaaggatACTGCAAGCACTTTAATTCCCAACACCCCTACCCTACTTTACTCATACTGCATAAAAATTGTTCAATTACCTTCACTGTTAAATGGAGATCCCACTGCGGTCTGGTTAAATCATCTTTTACTTATTCCTAAcgtttgcatatggtggtgtgttcttacAACACAGatctaccaaattttgctataagtttgattacatcataatataatataattgcggTTAATAGTggtcatcgtctgtttgattaagtctttgatttttctgtacacttctgccatatgtacagaaattgacagtcaccactgataagctactactaaatattgtagaaaatgaGTTTTCCGTAAAATTGATTTGCaatgatttttgttgtaaaaagcgctatgcaaataaacttgaattgatttcttaatgacagctttcctaaaaatatatcctattcctaaaataagaaatatcccaatatatcgccttgctgACAGTATCGCAACATATTGTATTGTGATGAgttgttcttgaacgattcgttcattttgaacaaatctttaatgtgactcgggaagaacggggagtgattcgttcagtcgcgcatgctagtgatgcgcgggtcgtctcataacctgCGGGTCCCTGCAGGTGACccgcgggtcgggttggggcgggttaagaaattggcactttattgcggagcgggttggggcgggtcactaaaaacaacatttttttaaatccatttatgttgcatggaatttagtgttggaaattttgattctttcaagagttTCGTTGAtgttcagttcgttcaccaaaatgattcattcactgattcgttcagtgaccatttcttcatattacacaaatacgccagcagttgtcgaaaaagagtgtcttatgtgttatttcttaagtcaacgaacgtatttacttgtgacaaaaactgatttggcttcattaaagtgtgtgcatgatcgcattaaataaatagtctaaataaattgttcagattaacaaagcacaaggttttatcggggattaaacgtggagttatgttctgtattgcaaatatgaaaacaagcgtatgtgcacctataactgcactttgtatctgctgattgctgatcgagatttacatgcttggctcactgaccctgtatactctcattcaattcattcacgaatgagatgtatcagttcattcaactctttcacctacgagaagatcatattcgttcactacattcaacaagtcacatgctccgtcacatcttgagtaactctttttgactatggaagcatatgggtagcaatattcaatttgagatgtaatatgcaaaacagtgttgggaaggttactttggaaatgtaatcaattacagattacaagttaccctatttaaaatgtaatagtagtgtaactttttaaattactttaataatgtaactaattacttttgagtactttttgattacttttctaaatttctaatgaatgtttatttgcaagtgttaatcattttcaaacattaacaccatgcaggtttaaccttacagtagtgctcaatactgtcagacgttcaccatccttcatcacttgaattaagatgatcacatttgaacacatccaccacacaatcagactttagtattgccttttactttgagattcatctgaagttcaatgccaatttaaaatcaaaagaaatagtttatagatactgtttctGAACCCAAatatttgcataactacaggaaacactgcatctaacaatggtttggggaaaaatagttaataaaaaaaacacaatcatatacatcaactcaaatatggttatctaataagcatgtgtcttaTTCTGCgaactaaactcctgaaacattgatgtctttttgaaacactgctgtatctttgtatatgatatgatgataaaaCTGCATGTCTGCGCcaagggcggactgggaaaaaaattaggctgggaaatctcacactcatacaccaacaacaaattctgaaacatggacaaccctattttgtgtatggacctgacatgaaaaagatttaaatccttaggttgggggacatgcaaaataattaagagttctctcctgaactgcaccttcacttccattatccatccatcctcttATGACTTTCATACTGAagaattttatttgacttttaccatgttttgtaagtgcattttactagggctgctccgatcacgatcggccgataattaatgcgcatctcgtcagtaaagccggttctctaatcagctttaaattccctcaggtgcgtgatttcacatagagcagctgttactacacagagccattgttaactaagaagatgcgcaaatccacgttcattttcagcgtttatttgcgcatcttctcagttaacaacggctctgtgtagtaacagctgctctatgtgaaatcacgcacctgagggaatttaccgctgattagagaaccggctttactgacaagatgcgcattaatgatagGCCGATcttgatcggagcagccctacattttagtttttttggcaaattaattatcacttgtatttatttttacttgaaaccctgaacagaagtgtcgcttttCTGCCccagctgtgctcttccacagtccactccacTCTCTCGAGTCtcacattgattactcggagtctgatccaaaccgtttggcggatgcgcggagagcgcgcgagcccaaccattgccagtcaagactaaccgattcatgatttattagagattaaattatcgaatggcggattcggaaatacgtacattcggcgtgcaaatataaaataacaatattaaaatagcgggccaaatcgtcTTCCagtccaccgggaattgtcctggttctcccgatggccagtcagcGCCTGGtatccacagacacgcagaacatgcaggattcatagattgtcattttgcggcttaatattcacagacactcccATATCGCGTTTTGATTAAAGTGTACTGATCTACTTTTTGTTTATtcttccaaaatgtggcatattctgtccgcgttaggctgaattccattttaatGACTGTTTTCGCATCGCGGAGATTATTGGCcgtatgtcttagtgcaatttgggaaagaaataagctgtagcctatgtgtatgtgtgtaaatattcaaatgtaatcccctttgtaatcgttaaaattttcataagtaactgtaatttaattactcattttttcttagtaactgtaactgattacagttacatttattttgtaattaaattatgtcttttccccaataagttatgtcaaaataaaggacaggtaacgaataacaaaaatgcatgttgttttattaaaggaaaaaatatatttatatttaaaatataaattaaattaattaattaattaattgctacccatatgcttccatatttgacaggatgaaacagttcacagagctgttcacgagctgcgcatgtgcTGCTAAAAGCGCCGctctcgcgcgctgctgtgggaggaacttcagtgaacgagaaatgagtcttttactgtctatggtcagtggattacgtaaacgagaacgattcgttcacctaaaagatttgttcacgaatGTACCATCATAGTccaattacctatagcctatattgataaggttacgatacgaaggtataagtagcaacgtaacttccatgatgtccccgatgcacggggtgggtcaagaaattttacttaatttgcgGGGTGGGCTAGGGCGGGCCGGGCtagggcgggccaaataatttcataaaagcaggaTCCACGGGTTGGAAAAAAAACCCGACTCGCGCATCACTAGCGCACGCGCAATATTttataggttctgttctgctagtagtaattcacctgtgtcagtcaatccggtcttgagccggaaagagaattgattagttcatagttcgggtctatcgggtctttgactcattccttaatcacgtgacatacCCATACGTTAAACCAATGCtgtattgagccggaaagagaattgattagttcatctttcaggttgttcgttcttttgtcacatgacgggacaacattggctagagtaattagttaattgACAACTTTACAAATAGGTGTATCGTACTTTATAACTACTGGTTATGCTTTAAATTGTTcatatgatggcgaaatcactttgatagttttttttttttttacagtggattctaatcttcaatgACCTTGTATGATTTGtctgagttcacccttcagattagacttcagaactgtagtgttacttgtttaggattcaacatgttatttgcttttgtcattatgtcctttttgagcaatcttcttgtacatattagaccaaaatgtcaagtttacctaggaaaagcaattataccagcaaactcaaaattagattaaaaatgaacaaactaatctgtactttgtattgtaggcttggattattatatagccttgtctttttgactgtctatcagtaaataaacactaattattcaataatttatttataacagggctttatttataaagtaccacagatcctgaagaaaccgtaacaaaaacacagtgacagaaatagcgtaaggggctgtcacatgattaagaaatgacttgaacccgaagacttttcagaggtgagctaatcacagactgaagacccaggtaaaaaaaaaaacttgaattggtctcttctgtatcttatagcatcttagttttgtattgtttgtagtgtgatcaactagacatgttggggaagtaacacgtaacatatTACATTTAGCTGAAATGAACGAAACTAGATTTCTTCATTTTGTTGAAAAAGACAAAAGTctgagtcagtaaaatgatccgaacttcccatcactattgtATTGCCAGATTCTCGGCAACACACAGCTCTACTCATTTTGGTTACACCATGTCAAATTGGTCACACTTGGTCATTACTCTTTTGGTATGGTCTGTTGCATTCAAACTGCACCAGAGTTTGTTTGGAAGTGGACGGAGACCCATCTTTTTAGTGATCTCTATCCACTTTTGCTTTTGGTGTGCGTACCAGAGTTTGGATGGCAGCATTTACACTCAAATGTACCATACTAACAGCAATCACACCAGGGTTTTTAAACTAACCAAACATTACAAGTGTGAGTGCACCCTTTAATGAatcggattaaaaaaaaaaaaaaggcaccagACACCAACTCTTCAGATAATTTTAATTTGAGGCTGCTGGGGAGACAGACCAGAAAGCCTTCTAAACAGTTTaagcaaacagggaaaacatgccATATGAATAAAGTACTGAATTGAAGAGATCTCCTGCAAGTATTATGCAAAATGCCCATGACCATTTCATGGACCACGTCTCCAACCACATCCACGACCCCGTCCCCGATCACATCCCTGACCGCTTCCCggtccctgaccttgaccgctcccctttccctgaccttgaccgctaccctgaccgctaccctgtccctgaccgtgaccgctaccctgtccctgaccactaccctgtccctgaccactaccctgtccctgaccactaccctgaccgctaccctgtccctgaccttgaccgctaccctgaccgctaccttgtccctgtccgctaccctgtccctgaccgctaccctgaccgctaccctgtccctgaccttgaccgctaccctgtccgctaccctgtccctgaccttgaccgctaccctgtccctgaccgctaccctgtccctgaccttgaccgctaccctgaccacttccctgaccgctaccttgtccctgaccttgaccgctaccctgtccctgaccactaccctgaccgctaccctgtccctgaccgctaccctgaccacttccctgaccgctaccttgtccctgaccttgaccgctaccctgtccctgaccgctaccctgaccacttccctgaccgctaccctgtccctgaccttgaccgctaccctgtccctgaccgctaccctgaccacttccctgtccctgaccttgaccactaccctgaccacttccctgaccgctaccctgtccctgaccactaccctgaccactaccttgtccctgaccttgaccgctaccctgaccacttccctgaccataaccacttccctgaccaaaaccgcttccctgaccttgaccataaccacttccctgaccaaaaccgcttccctgaccttgaccaaaaccgcttccctgaccttgaccaaaaccgcttccctgaccttgaccaaaaccgcttccctgaccttgaccaaaaccgcttccctgaccttgaccaaaaccgcttccctgaccttgaccataaccgctaccctgaccttgaccataaccgctaccctgaccttgaccataaccgctaccctgaccttgaccataaccacttccctgaccataaccgctaccctgaccacttccctgaccgtaaccgcttccctgaccataaccgcttccctgaccataaccgctaccctgaccataaccgctaccctgaccataaccgctaccctgaccacttccctgaccgtaACCGCTACCCTTACCTTGACCAtatccgcttccctgaccataaccgctaccctgaccacttccctgaccagttTCCGGACCACTTTCCTGATCACTTTCCGGACCACTTTCCTGATCACTTTCCGGACCACTTTCCTGATCACTTTGTTCACTACATGCATGGCCACAGGTGGTTGGGCAACACttctgtgtggcaggacactggccatcatggaaACAGAGGTCAGCACATTCTGGAACACGCTTCGGTTTGGGACACTGACCCGGCTTCACTGCATGGACACAGATAGCAACCATTAGTCTGTGTATATAGACTGTATGCCACGTCAAAATACAGCAACAAACATGAACAACAAATTTTACCTACAGCGTAAATTCTAATTACTCTTTTTGTAAAGCCATCCAAAGGGATTTAAAGGTGGGGTATGCATTTTCAAAAATGCTTTAGAAAGCAAAGTTGGGCAGAGTGGCAaaaacttgtagccaatcagcagtaaggggcatGTCTACTCATGAATGGGGAGGAGAGATCACTCAGTGCATACAACTGACATTAGACGAGTGACAGATGttggattaaaaatgaataagCCAGAGGAAGACATCTGCGGAACAAAAGAATGCTTAAGATAAGGCAAGTATGACCTTTGTAAATATTGGATCAGCTTTCCAGGGCTGGAGAGAACAAATAGCTATGCACCTGTGGGCAGAGCTATTAAAATAgaggatttttttaaatctgcattggCTACCAGAAATAACTAATCCAATATTTAATTCAAACCTACTTTTGATAAAGGCAAAATCCCAAAACAATGACCAATACCTGTATAAGGAGCTGTACAGTAATTTCCACTTCCATTGCCGCAGCACTTCTCATCGTTGGGACAGTCAGAGTCACCGTTACAGGACCCATTAAACAAGCTTCCAGATGTTTGAGGGGGACACTCTCCTGGCTTTGCTGTTATACATACATGTCAAAGAGCATCACTGAGGGCACTTCCATTCACTTGGTGACATCAAGAagttttttccaggttttaagtTCTACAATCAGCAAGGTTTTGGGAAGCCTTATCTAGCAAGTGTCTGAGAAAATAAGAGCATCGGATTGTGCTCTTCGTGATGTGGCAAACCAAAGCAGGGGTCAGATTCACAAATCTTAAACATAACTTATGATAAATTCCAAGACGTTCGTAAGAAGATTCTTAAGCGCAATGGAGTTCTCATGTTCTGAACACCTGAATTCTTGAATTATGAGTGAACATGTGAGGCACTGATAAACATCTTTTTGCACTTCCTGCTGATTACCCCTATAAATCATAAGCACAATTTATCGGAGTTTGACTAGTACTCagcttgcattttaatgcagcgTTCTTGAACCGCTACTAATCCGGTCCATTCATGCGCTGATTAcggccaaagacttttgcatttatAAACTTAAGCATTAAAGCTCCTATCTGACTCTTTTATAGTTGCTAcggagttttgaagtcagcaaaacGGAGCATCACACATAGGCTAACCGTTACAAATCATGGTTTACATTAACGGTAACCGTGAGCTCTTCAGATAACTCATGCACATCCCGATTAAGGGTTAACTTGCGTAGCTAGTGTTATAGTAATGAACAcatttgaaataacccaataaattcattaaagTCTTACTGTTTGGGATTTAAGACAATTCTGGCACGGTCTTCATTTTGTGATGAAGAACTTGTACTCAAGTTTTggctcatgtttgtttgtttttaaatctgaatACTTCAGTTTTAATAGTCTCTGCTTAAAGCTTACATTGAATTCAATGCATCACAGGTGTTTATTTTGTGGACCTTAGCATCCATCATTAAACTCGCTGGAAACAGGCTGCACACACAGGCTCACAGTCAAAAGCAACATCATGCATGTCCTCCAGAGCAGTCTCGATCAGGAAAACGACCTCGTTGGGTCAGCATGACAATTAGAATCACTAGACCATAACCAGCCACTGGACACAAAAATCTGGTCCTGGAGGTACAgtgtgctgcagagtttagctccaaccctgaccaaagtcacctgcctgtgattttctaattatCATAAacacattgattagcatgctcatgcgggtttgattagggttaggtcTAAACTCAGTAGGAAAGTAGATCTctaggtccagatttgaggatccctgtacTAGAGCATCATTGGGGGAGGCCAGGAGTGAAACTTGTCAAATCAGGGACTACGCAAGGAGTCTTCAACATTAATACAAAACTTACATTGAACTGCGTCAAATCAAAAGGGTTTCAAAACCTAATACTCATCCCCAAACTGTTAGTTTTAAAAAGACCTTATTCCcttattttttgcatttctttaaCAAGTTAACGGATTCTCACCTGCAGTTTGTCCTTCAGTAACATCTGTTATGCTCAAGTATCCAGAAAGACAACATAAAACAGCAATCAACGAGCAGTACAATCGAGCTGTCATCATCCCAACCTGCGATCTCATAATGATCCCTACTAGAAAATGCACTGAATTGAGGTGTGGACAACAATGCACACAAATAATAATGTGGCTGCAATAGAAGTTGCTGTAAAAATTGGGTTTTAAAGAGCCAAGGAGATCAGGTcaactccaaccctgatcaaactcacctgatcTGGGAgatcttgattagcttgttcagatgtgtttgattgagGTTGGACCATATGAAGGCTGCAGTGCTTTCACGCCATGTCATAATAATTAAGGTAATCTAATTACAAGAGGATTGTGTGTTTCCATGGTAACACTATCAACTGCAAAATGAAGATGCAGTGGTCAGCAG
It encodes:
- the LOC132133325 gene encoding WAP four-disulfide core domain protein 5-like; protein product: MRSQVGMMTARLYCSLIAVLCCLSGYLSITDVTEGQTAAKPGECPPQTSGSLFNGSCNGDSDCPNDEKCCGNGSGNYCTAPYTVKPGQCPKPKRVPECADLCFHDGQCPATQKCCPTTCGHACSEQSDQESGPESDQESGPESDQESGPETGQGSGQGSGYGQGSGYGQDSERVYLLINGNP